In Camelus dromedarius isolate mCamDro1 chromosome 7, mCamDro1.pat, whole genome shotgun sequence, the sequence TATATAGTATATGAGATGAGGGAGTAAAGGTCAGGGGaggttaaaacaaaaaacaaaaaaacttcagaGGAATGAGAGGACACTGAGATCGGAAGAAAAGAGGACTGATGCGGGCAAGTCTCCTTCAGCAAGTAATATATTTGATGGTATTTATATATTATCATCTATTTTGTGCTCATCCATGAGAGGATACAAACAAACATTGTGACATCTGGAAGGGAAATATGAAATTCAATACAAACCAACTGTATAAGTTACACAAGAAGACAAAATGTAATTGTAAAAGGTACAGTTCACTTACAGATAACAGAAAGCACTCCAGCTACTTGAAGCCAAAAAGTATTTAATACAGAGAACTGGGTACTTCAGAAAGTATTGAAAGGCCTAGACAAACAGTCTAGTCTCTGCTGGCAAGATCGACTCCCAGCATAACATCCAGAGCAGGACTGTTAAAGAAGCTGCTCCCTCTGTCTTGGTCAGGAAGCCGAGAAGTCGGGAAGCCATCAACAGATCTGCTTCCCCACAGGCTTCAGTGCTTTGCTAGATCCTAACACAGCTAACGTGCACGCTGCCATCTCTCTCTCCCGCTTAACTCCGGAATTTACCCCATCTTAGATCACAGCCGAAGAGAATTCTCTATTCAAGGGGCATGTGCCCTTAGAGCATTTGATCAAGTCAACCAAGAGACTGTGGCTGGTGTGGATGTGGTGATGTCGCATTAACACGAGCGAAATCCAGCTGAGGCATTAAAGGAGAAAGAATGGAGGATGGAAGAGCGGGCACCAAGTCAAATCACTTTTTCCTAATCAGTGGTAACACACTAGTCAGGTCGGATGGCCTGGCAATAGGCCAGTTTCTTCAGAGCCTCTTTGACCTCTCGGTTCCTCAGGCAATAAATGAACGGGTTGAGAGCAGGAGTGACAATGGCATAGAAGACAGAAATCACTTTGTTCATGTTGAAGGCATGGATGGCTCGAGGCCGGGCATACATGAAAATAGTAGCTGAATAGAAGATGGTGACCACCACGAGGTGGGAGGCACAAGTAGAGAAGGCCCTCTGCTTTCCCGTGGGCATGCATAGGACAGTGGCCAGAATGCACCCGTAGGACAGGACAGTGATAgagagggggaagaggaagatgaCCAGTGCCAGGACAAAGTCCACCAACTCAGCCATGGACATGTCTGTGCAGGAGAGGTTAAGTACTGGAGAGATGTCGCAGAAGAAGTGATTGATGACATTGGGGCCACAAAAGCTGAGGCGAGAGATGAAGCAGATCTTAGCCAAGGAGATGCCAAAGCCTGTGGCCCAGGAACCAAGAGCCAGGCGGAAGCAGAGCCCATGGCTCATAACGGTGGGGTAGTGGAGTGGGCGGCAGATGGCCACGTAACGGTCGTAGGCCATGGCAGCCAGGAGCACACATTCTGTGCACATGAGTGCAATGAAGAAGTAAAGTTGTATCATACAGTGAGCGAAGGAGATGCTGTTGCTCGCAGACCAAAAACTGAACAGCAACTTGGGTACAGTCACAGAGATGTACCAGGTCTCCAAGAAAGACAGGTTGGCCAGGAAGAAGTACATAGGCTTGTGCAGTGGCCGGTTCTGCTGCACCAACAGGATGATGATCATGTTTTCAGCCACTGTCAGAATATAGGCCACAAGGAACATGAGGAACACTGCTGCACGCACACCCCCGCTCCCAGGGAACCCCACCAGAATGAACTTGGTGACCCGTGTCTGGTTCTCCACCTCCATATTGGAGACACAGGGCTTAGCtctcctggaggaaaaaaatcacttggtcAGATTCGATGGTCCAGTTAGAATCCTCCATCTTTTGCCTTCTCTGACTAGTAATAACAGTGGTGGAtaccatttttaaataatatatcatAGGTTAGATCATACACTGGGTGTATTATGCACAGAATGTGATTTGATTCCCACATAGCCTCTTTATACATGTTATTATACCCATCTTagtgatgaagaaactgagttttaGAGCAGTATTATGTAACTTACCACATTCCCACTGGTAGCTGGGCCGGAATCACATTCAAGTCTAAGTCTAAACACCTACCTGCCCTCCATAACCACATCCAAGTTAAACATGATCAAAGCTCCACGTTCCATGTTACCACTGCCAATTCAAAAGGATGCAATGGCTTTCCTGGCCTCCACCCAGAGCTCTGGAAGCTTTGCCTTACAGTTCATTTATCCTTCACATACCGTTCCATTTTCCCTCTACTGCGTGTAGAGTGCAGACAGAGTGCAACTGCATTGTCTGGGAGGTGCGTGGGGAGGTGGGACAGGGAGAGAGTTAGGCTTTTCCGTATGAAAAGCCTGGACTTCAGTCAAGTACCAGGTTTGCCCATAAATTGCTCTATGAccttgaagtcttttttttttaacatttttttattgagttatagtcatttgacaatgttgtgtcaaattccatagAATCTTGTATATATGACCTTGAAATCTTATGCTCCCTGAAACccaatttcctcttctgcaaatgtgaatattaatatttatttagcttatATCAATGTGGATCAAAACCCAGATGAAATAatgtaagtaaaattttatataaactcTGCACGACAGGCAGGGTTGGGCTAACAGGAGCAAGGAAAGCCACGGCTGTGGGGCGAGCAGACAGACATGAGCTTCCTCTCAGGGAGAT encodes:
- the LOC105095115 gene encoding olfactory receptor 6B1; translation: MEVENQTRVTKFILVGFPGSGGVRAAVFLMFLVAYILTVAENMIIILLVQQNRPLHKPMYFFLANLSFLETWYISVTVPKLLFSFWSASNSISFAHCMIQLYFFIALMCTECVLLAAMAYDRYVAICRPLHYPTVMSHGLCFRLALGSWATGFGISLAKICFISRLSFCGPNVINHFFCDISPVLNLSCTDMSMAELVDFVLALVIFLFPLSITVLSYGCILATVLCMPTGKQRAFSTCASHLVVVTIFYSATIFMYARPRAIHAFNMNKVISVFYAIVTPALNPFIYCLRNREVKEALKKLAYCQAIRPD